ACAGATAAAATAGAAGCGATCACAGAAGCAGGAATAGTAGTATTTGGACATATTGGACTAACTCCTCAGAGTTCAGGTCAACTTGGTGGATTTAAAGCTCAAGGTTTAACTGTTGATAGTGCTCGTGAACTAATTAAAGATGCTCTTGCTGTTCAGGAAGCTGGAGCTAGAGCTTTATTGCTAGAAGCTATTCCACCTGAAGTAACAGAATATATTAGTAATAAATTGGATATACCAGTATATTCAATAGGAGCAGGTGCTCCCTGTGATGGTCAATTATTGATTTGTGGAGATATGTTAGGTATGTTCCAGGCTTTTACTCCAAAATTTGTAAAGAAATATGCTAATGTAGCAGAAGAAGAAATTAATGCATTTAAAAAGTATATTGATGAAGTAAAAAATGGAGAATTTCCTAAAGATGAACATGTTTATCATATAAAAGATAGTGAAGAGGAATTTGAAGAATTATTTGATGAATTTGAATAAAATTAAATTATAAAAAATAAATGGAGGTTATATAAAATGGCTTTTAAAGATATG
Above is a window of Halanaerobiales bacterium DNA encoding:
- the panB gene encoding 3-methyl-2-oxobutanoate hydroxymethyltransferase produces the protein MAKKKSILDFNEMKEKGEKVAWITAYDFPTAQFAEEAGMDMILVGDSLGMVVKGYKGTEPVTMEDCIAHSQDVRRGAPNTFCIGDMPLGSYQVSEEKAVENAVRFIKEADMDAIKLEGGRRVTDKIEAITEAGIVVFGHIGLTPQSSGQLGGFKAQGLTVDSARELIKDALAVQEAGARALLLEAIPPEVTEYISNKLDIPVYSIGAGAPCDGQLLICGDMLGMFQAFTPKFVKKYANVAEEEINAFKKYIDEVKNGEFPKDEHVYHIKDSEEEFEELFDEFE